Below is a window of Flavobacterium sp. CFS9 DNA.
AACAGGAGACTTCCGGGGGAGCAATTGTAGACTTCTTTTTTGTTTCCTTCAATTACATTGCCTTGCAGAATAAAGGTGAAGTAGGCATGCTCATGATAATGCCAGTCTACTGTAGGATGTGTGTATACGGTATCAGTCAACGTTATTCCTTCAAGAGAAATCGTTTTGTTAGTCTGGCCGTAAAACTCTCCTTTTTTAGATTGTTTCATGATTACGCTGCATTGCTGTTCAAAACTAAAAATATAATTTGATTAAACAGGTTCTTGAATAAAAAAAACCTGCTCATAATGAACAGGTTTTCTGATTTTATTCTTCAGTATCTTTTGTTTCTTCTAAGTTTTGAGATTTTCTTCCCACTTTTATTTTTGGATTGTCCTGAGTTCCGGTAATAGTTAGCGGAATTCCAAAAATCCCTAACGGAGGAAGACCCAGACGCATTTTTAGGTTCAGTTTTCCGTCCAGACTTGTGGTGCCTTCGATTCTTGGTCGGAAGCCTGCAAACTTAAACTTAAAACGTTCTACCGTCATGATGTTGTTTTTGATGGTCGTCTTAATGTCTACCTTCGAAAGATCCGGATTTTTGATAGACTCTGTATTGGTTTGCTTGCTCACGGCACTAAACATTTTCAGCCCGCGAACTTTTACATCTTTTATCGAAAGTGTTCCTCCACCTGCAAGCGATGGATAAACCGGAGACATATTGCTGTTTAAACGTCCTTTTAACTGATAATCTAAAGAAACGATTCCTTGTGCTTTTTCAGCGGCACTGGCCATCTTTCTAAAGACTTCAATTTCGTTATAGGCTTTTTTGATGTCAAAGTCAGAAGCTTTAATGGCATAGTCAAAATTGGCCTTTTTTGGAGTTATAGCCTGATAATTTGCATTCATGCTGACATCACATCCAATTAGATTGAAACCGGTATTCTGCATGTTCAGTTTGCCCTTGTTCATGCTTAGGTTTCCAACGGCATTTAAAAGATTCAATTTGTCAAAATTGACTTTTTGAGCGTTGGCTGTAAAGTGCAGATTCAGATTGGCAGGAATAATAATAACACCGGATTGAGCTGGCTGAGTCTGAGGTTTGGTTTCTGTCGAGGTTGCTGCTGTGGTGGTATTTGTTGGAGTACTCGACATAAATTCGTCCACATTGATATATCGTGAAGTCGATTTAAAAGAGCCTTTTAAAACACCGGTATTGGTAGTAGCATAATTGAAAACGTTCTGCAGGTAACCGTTTAACCTAAAGTCAGACTGACCGTATGCTGCCAAAAAGTTATTGAAGGACATCTTGTCCTGATTGATTTTGAAAATACCTTCTTTGATGATGAATTTCTTCGGAAGATATTCAGAAGTTATTCCGATGTTTCTAAGTTCAAGTGTTCCTTTGTTGTACAGCTTTCGGTAATTTCCTTTTTCGGCGTCGCTTTGTTTTCCTTTCAAAACCAAATCGGCTTTTACGAAACCGTCCAGATCAAGTCCTTGCTGAGAGAAAACTTTGTAGATTTTGTTCACGTCCAGTTCTCCTTTAGCCTTGATGCCGTAAGCTAAATCATTAAAATTGCTAAGATCGGCTTCTACAAAAACAGGTTTTCCTTCAAAGGTAAACTGAGCAGGTTTTAGGTTTATTTTTAAGTCGCCAAAAGTTCCTTTCGGGTTTTCAACTTTAGATTTAATCGTAATGTCTGTGATCGGATTTGGATAATAAGGTGTTTTTAAGTAACCGTTTACCAGGTCAATAGTTCCGTTGGTAACAGGAAGAAGTTTGTTTTTTAAGTCAAATTTTCCATTGGCTTTTACGTCACCAGCCAGATTCCCTTTTAAAACAATAGTTGGAATTCCAAGTGCCGACATTAATTTTCCAAGATCAATTTTGGCTTTAAAATCAGCATTAATATCCGGAGTGTTTATGCCTTTTACGTAAAATTTCGATTTTAAATAATCTTGGTTCATGTTCAGCGACAGATTCTTAGCATCGACAGTAAGCAAATCCGGATTTAAAGACGGAACTTTAGTTTTGATCTCTAAATTTAAATTGGAAACCGGAAAAGCGCTTTTGTTGTAATTGACAAAACCGCTGTCGACTTTTACCTCCAGATTTAGATCCGGAGCAATTTTTTGTGCTGCAATATAGTCCCCTTTTAAAGTCAAAAGCAGGTTGGTATTTCCTTTTATTTCAGTTTTAGACAGCCAGGTGATGTATTTCGGAGGGAAAGCGGTAAAAACGTCGTGTAAATCACTATTATCTGATTTGATCACAAAATCCATGTTATAACCGTCCTTCAGGAAGTCGAATTTCCCTATAAAGTCAACTAGTAAGTCGTTTATCTTAAGGTTGTTTTGCTGGAAGTAAAAGGATAAAGAGTTTACGTTGACCTTTGTAATCAAATCAGCGTTCACTTTTTTATTCATTAAATAAGGTTCATTTTCATAAACAATATTCAGTTTTTCAATTTTTGCTTTCGAATACAAATCAAAAACAGCTTTGTTGAGATCGCCTTTTCCTAAATAGTCAAATCCTAAAGCATCAAAATGAATTTTGGTTGATTTGTCATCGTAAACAATTTTACTGTTTAAAATTTCAATCCGCTCCAGTTTTAAAGCGGTTTCGGTACTGTCTTTAGGGGTTTCGGCCTGAGAACTTGATTTGTAAATATTGTAATTGGCTTCTCCTTCTTCATTTACTTTTACATTGATAAAGGAATCTGACAAATAAATCTGATCGATTTTTACTTCTTTGCTGAAAACGAGACTGGCTACATTTATTCCAAAAGAAACTTCTTTCGCAGTGATGAATTTTTCGTTTGTATAAGGAGCCGATCCGTTAAGGTGTAAATCACTTAACGTTAAAGTTAGAGAAGGGAAATGTTGGAAAAACGAAACCGAAACATCAGAATAGTTCAGTTCTGCGCTCAGCTTTTCGTTAGCGGTTTTTTTAATTTGTTCCTTGATTTGATCTTCAAAAATAATGGGAGTAAGGAATAGCAGTCCTACAATGACAACAATGGTAATCCCAAGGTATTTGGCCGTTTTTAGTAAAATGGTCTTTATTTTATTTGTAGACATAACAAGTTGTGGTATTTATAGGTAAAAATGAAAATCGAGTTTAAAAGAATATTATCCGTGTACGGTCTCACTTTTTCCGTAGTTGGTAATAATTGAACCTTCAAATTCAATCCATTCTTTCCAGCGTTTATCAATATCTATATTGTCTGTGTATTTTCGTGCAAAACCTAAAAATGTAGTATAATGTCCGGCTTCAGAAATCATTAAATCGCGATAGAATTTAGCCAATTCTTCGTCTTTTATGTTTTCAGAAAGTACCTTAAAACGCTCACAGCTTCTTGCTTCAATCATAGCCGAAAACAACAGGCGGTCGCAAAGAGCGTCTCTGCGGCTTCCGTCTTTTTTCATGAATTTAAAAAGTTCATTTACATAGTGATCTTTTCGTTCGCGTCCCAAAGTCAGACCTCTTTTTTTGATCATATCGTGCACCATCTGCAAATGTTCCAGTTCTTCCCTGGCGATTACAAGCATTTCAGTAACCAATTCTTCCAGTTCAGAATTGTAAGTCACTAAGCTGATGGCATTTGAAGCTGCTTTTTGCTCGCACCACGCATGATCCGTCAAAATCTCTTCGATATTTGATTCTACTATATTTACCCAGCGCGGGTCTGTGGCTAATTTTAATCCTAACATAATTGATTCCGAAATTTGTATTTTGCAAAAATACTCATTTTTATGACCAAAAAACAGGAAATACCATGCGAATACGCCCAAAAAAGCATTATTTTGTAGCTTGAATGGAATGTAAATGAATCAAGTGAAAAAACTTTTAATTATTGGTTCTGTCTGGCCTGAGCCAAATTCGTCTGCTGCCGGAGGAAGAATGATGCAGTTAATTTCTATTTTTAAACAAAATGAATTTGATATTACATTTGTCAGCGCGGCGTTAGACAGTGATTTCATGGTGGATTTGTCTGAGTTTGGAGTAGCGAAAAAAAGCATTGAACTCAATTCGG
It encodes the following:
- a CDS encoding tRNA-(ms[2]io[6]A)-hydroxylase; this encodes MLGLKLATDPRWVNIVESNIEEILTDHAWCEQKAASNAISLVTYNSELEELVTEMLVIAREELEHLQMVHDMIKKRGLTLGRERKDHYVNELFKFMKKDGSRRDALCDRLLFSAMIEARSCERFKVLSENIKDEELAKFYRDLMISEAGHYTTFLGFARKYTDNIDIDKRWKEWIEFEGSIITNYGKSETVHG
- a CDS encoding AsmA-like C-terminal region-containing protein, whose product is MSTNKIKTILLKTAKYLGITIVVIVGLLFLTPIIFEDQIKEQIKKTANEKLSAELNYSDVSVSFFQHFPSLTLTLSDLHLNGSAPYTNEKFITAKEVSFGINVASLVFSKEVKIDQIYLSDSFINVKVNEEGEANYNIYKSSSQAETPKDSTETALKLERIEILNSKIVYDDKSTKIHFDALGFDYLGKGDLNKAVFDLYSKAKIEKLNIVYENEPYLMNKKVNADLITKVNVNSLSFYFQQNNLKINDLLVDFIGKFDFLKDGYNMDFVIKSDNSDLHDVFTAFPPKYITWLSKTEIKGNTNLLLTLKGDYIAAQKIAPDLNLEVKVDSGFVNYNKSAFPVSNLNLEIKTKVPSLNPDLLTVDAKNLSLNMNQDYLKSKFYVKGINTPDINADFKAKIDLGKLMSALGIPTIVLKGNLAGDVKANGKFDLKNKLLPVTNGTIDLVNGYLKTPYYPNPITDITIKSKVENPKGTFGDLKINLKPAQFTFEGKPVFVEADLSNFNDLAYGIKAKGELDVNKIYKVFSQQGLDLDGFVKADLVLKGKQSDAEKGNYRKLYNKGTLELRNIGITSEYLPKKFIIKEGIFKINQDKMSFNNFLAAYGQSDFRLNGYLQNVFNYATTNTGVLKGSFKSTSRYINVDEFMSSTPTNTTTAATSTETKPQTQPAQSGVIIIPANLNLHFTANAQKVNFDKLNLLNAVGNLSMNKGKLNMQNTGFNLIGCDVSMNANYQAITPKKANFDYAIKASDFDIKKAYNEIEVFRKMASAAEKAQGIVSLDYQLKGRLNSNMSPVYPSLAGGGTLSIKDVKVRGLKMFSAVSKQTNTESIKNPDLSKVDIKTTIKNNIMTVERFKFKFAGFRPRIEGTTSLDGKLNLKMRLGLPPLGIFGIPLTITGTQDNPKIKVGRKSQNLEETKDTEE